Proteins co-encoded in one Carassius carassius chromosome 35, fCarCar2.1, whole genome shotgun sequence genomic window:
- the nktr gene encoding NK-tumor recognition protein isoform X3 has translation MANRGKDTNGSQFFITTKTAPHLDGVHVVFGLVISGFEVIKNIEGLKTDSASRPYADVRVIDCGQLITKSANDVLQGKRRKAFHSEDDSQSSSESSSQYSFSDGESDKNYSSRKRKSNSKSKHSKRKRRETKKDRETVKTAGHESHAEGEMAEEDDGEAEQNVKREKLVVRPEEIPPVPENRFLLRRDMPTQEEIVKTAVQDTVVAPNDTKPTVTKSGRKIKGRGTMRYHTPPRSKSRSESDGERGSSETPPHWKEEMQRTKAYQPPSVERWSKGERWDDRSDTPRSRSRSEERSLSEASVYSSHHRSKKEKKKTKRKKKTKKRKHSKKHKKNKTKEASQSEEEMSGSSGKRSKHSSRAERRHSRSRSHSFSRSSSHHSHRSYRSGSERRRYLSSSSRDSRSYSRSRSRSYSRSRSRSDKRVRSSMRSSHSRSGRSVTHSRSLSRSQSRYRTRSRTRSNSRYSSETPPRSRKRNELRSPRKSKPTEGCISKLDKPVPKSVQGEESKAQSAASSESVSVLPLSDSPPPSRWKPGQKPWKPSYVRIQEIKVKSAPASNALISPSSNVPQEAMSSLKPDMAASQRNPSSSDNNVPDRLLQSSLSRSSSPTQSRSSSKSQSQYGSRSSSCSGSESYNSYKGRTTEKKRKHRRSHRNSQKRDKHADHGSGHKDSSPSSEDISDNPYSAFHGHNDSLVQRNTLKGTNPNQRKVPLMDNNNASGWESEGENSSKTNTALEHNQLPISDEGLTEMKKRQILSRCWESESDSEMPDKKVVSDAKHVSEKEEGEASSESEYEYPLWTCNKSNQGAEMSNELKGNEELSADTKTSKHKNKKAKRKHKHKRRNSSKSGSHRSKVKKSKKHQKPKETFHWQPPLEFGDEGEEDDSVTQAKQFHIANPDAVNDGAKRRIKAGKIKHQVSENKDEDQGNIESSQDMFSVESSKGIDENGKVTESQKSKLNSNTERNPDQSHLEIHTNLSDTNLASNKPRDPNKVDVCPPQAIPEAKQPGAKAIGFSPLKSIKNNGSALVPTQIERGNSVTIGSVLPQGSQPEESVPGDTSLSAVENKWKPLTGMTVGQTITTKPLVKKINKMQDQLEGKAQGLKIEIKSKSRVRPGSLFDEVRKTARLNQRPRNQDSSSEEDSIPATGERAGSHSQNKSRSVSSHRSHRRSRSHSYSHSRSRSRSYTYSSRSYSRSRSRSRYSRAHSRSRSSTYRSSRSLSDSRSHSRSRHRGHHRSRSNSYDSYSSRSRSRSRRGHRRSESSDRRSRSYRSYSRSSSRRRSRSRSSRYS, from the exons TGACGTCAGAGTGATTGACTGCGGACAGCTGATTACAAAGTCTGCTAACGATG TTCTTCAAGGCAAAAGGAGGAAAGCATTCCATTCTGAGGATGACTCTCAGAGTTCTTCTGAGTCTTCATCTCAGTATTCCTTCTCTGATGGAGAGTCTGACAAAAATTATTCATCTCGAAAGAGGAAAAGCAACTCGAAGAGTAAGCACTCAAAGAGAAAAAGAAGAGAGACAAAGAAGGACAGAGAGACAGTTAAAACAGCAGGACATGAAAG TCATGCTGAGGGAGAGATGGCAGAGGAAGATGATGGTGAGGCTGAGCAGAATGTGAAAAGGGAGAAGCTTGTGGTTCGACCAGAAGAGATCCCACCTGTGCCAGAGAACCGCTTCCTGCTCCGCAGAGACATGCCTACCCAGGAGGAGATAGTAAAAAC GGCCGTGCAAGACACAGTTGTGGCACCAAATGACACAAAACCAACTGTCACAAAATCTGGACGCAAGATCAAAGGCCGTGGTACTATG AGGTACCATACACCCCCCCGGTCAAAGTCCCGATCGGAGTCAGATGGGGAACGGGGGAGCAGTGAGACTCCTCCACACTGGAAAGAGGAAATGCAGAGGACTAAGGCTTACCAGCCCCCCAGTGTGGAGAGATGGAGTAAAGGAGAAAG ATGGGATGACAGAAGTGACACCCCAAGGTCTAGGTCAAGATCAGAAGAACGTTCCTTAAGTGAGGCTTCTGTATATTCCAGCCACCATcgatctaaaaaagaaaaaaagaaaaccaaacgcAAGAAGAAAACTAAGAAACGAAAGCACTCAAAGAAACATAAAAAGAACAAGACCAAGGAGGCCTCCCAGTCTGAGGAAGAGATGTCTGGGTCCTCAGGCAAGAGGTCGAAACACTCAAGCCGTGCAGAGAGGAGACATTCTCGATCACGCTCTCATTCTTTCTCTCGCTCATCGTCGCACCACTCCCACAGATCGTATAGATCAGGATCAGAAAGGAGACGTTACTTATCAAGCTCTTCTAGAGATTCACGATCTTATTCGAGGTCCAGGAGCAGATCTTATTCCAGAAGTCGTTCAAGGTCTGATAAGCGGGTTCGATCATCCATGAGGTCAAGTCATAGTCGATCAGGACGGTCTGTTACACATTCTAGGTCACTGTCTCGTTCTCAATCGAGATACAGGACAAGGTCAAGAACCAGATCAAACTCTAGGTATAGTTCAGAAACCCCACCACGTTCCAGGAAAAGAAATGAGTTGAGATCCCCTCGAAAGTCAAAGCCTACAGAGGGCTGTATTTCCAAATTGGACAAGCCTGTTCCTAAATCAGTTCAAGGTGAAGAATCTAAAGCCCAATCAGCAGCGTCTTCAGAGAGTGTCTCTGTGTTGCCTTTGAGTGATAGTCCACCTCCTTCTCGATGGAAACCAGGCCAAAAACCCTGGAAACCTTCTTATGTCCGCATTCAAGAAATCAAAGTAAAATCAGCCCCAGCTTCAAATGCACTAATCAGCCCATCATCAAATGTACCTCAGGAGGCAATGTCCTCTCTAAAGCCAGACATGGCTGCTAGTCAAAGGAACCCCAGCAGCAGTGACAATAATGTTCCTGATAGGCTTCTGCAAAGCAGTTTGTCCAGGAGCAGTTCACCCACTCAATCACGAAGTAGCAGCAAATCACAGAGTCAGTACGGCAGCAGATCTTCCTCTTGCAGTGGGTCAGAGTCATATAATTCATACAAAGGAAGAAccactgaaaaaaagagaaaacatcgTAGATCTCACAGAAATAGCCAAAAGAGGGACAAGCATGCAGATCATGGTAGTGGCCATAAAGATTCATCTCCCTCCTCAGAGGACATATCAGACAATCCATACAGTGCTTTCCACGGACACAATGATTCCTTGGTACAGAGAAACACACTGAAAGGCACAAATCCCAATCAAAGGAAAGTACCATTAATGGACAACAATAATGCATCTGGATGGGAAAGTGAAGGAGAGAACTCAAGTAAGACTAATACTGCTCTGGAACACAACCAACTCCCTATTAGTGATGAGGGACTTACTGAAATGAAAAAGAGACAGATTTTGTCTCGTTGCTGGGAGTCTGAGAGTGACTCTGAAATGCCAGACAAAAAAGTAGTAAGTGATGCCAAACATGTGTCTGAAAAAGAGGAGGGAGAGGCTAGTTCAGAATCAGAGTATGAATATCCTTTATGGACCTGTAACAAGTCAAACCAAGGAGCAGaaatgtctaatgaattaaaaggTAATGAGGAGCTGTCTGCAGACACAAAGACTTCAAAGCACAAGAATAAGAAAGCCAAGCGGAAGCACAAGCACAAGAGGAGGAACTCTTCCAAGTCAGGATCTCACAGATCCAAGGTCAAGAAATCCAAGAAGCACCAGAAGCCGAAAGAGACATTTCACTGGCAGCCTCCACTGGAGTTTGGTGATGAAGGTGAGGAGGATGATTCAGTCACTCAAGCAAAACAATTTCACATAGCAAATCCTGATGCAGTCAATGATGGAGCAAAAAGGCGTATAAAAGCTGGAAAGATCAAGCACCAAGTCTCAGAAAATAAGGATGAGGATCAAGGGAATATCGAATCATCACAAGATATGTTTTCAGTAGAGTCTTCTAAAGGTATTGATGAGAATGGGAAGGTGACTGAAAGCcagaaatcaaagctaaataGCAATACTGAAAGAAATCCAGATCAAAGCCATCTAGAGATCCATACCAATCTTTCAGACACTAACTTGGCAAGTAACAAACCAAGAGACCCAAATAAAGTTGATGTATGTCCTCCACAGGCCATCCCAGAAGCTAAGCAACCAGGTGCCAAAGCGATTGGATTTTCCCctctaaaaagtattaaaaataatgGTAGTGCACTTGTTCCAACTCAAATAGAAAGAGGAAACTCTGTGACTATTGGATCTGTTTTACCTCAAGGCAGTCAGCCAGAGGAATCTGTACCTGGTGACACTTCTCTCTCAGCAGTTGAAAATAAATGGAAACCTTTGACAGGCATGACTGTTGGGCAGACCATTACTACAAAACCTCtggttaagaaaataaataaaatgcaagatCAACTAGAGGGAAAGGCCCAGGGTCTCAAGATTGAGATCAAGAGCAAGAGTAGAGTCCGTCCAGGATCCTTGTTTGACGAGGTTCGAAAGACAGCTCGTTTAAATCAGAGACCCAGAAATCAAGACAGTTCAAGTGAAGAAGACTCTATTCCAGCAACAGGAGAAAGGGCTGGATCCCACTCTCAAAATAAGTCAAGGTCTGTGTCCAGTCATAGGTCCCACCGCAGAAGTAGGTCTCATTCATATAGCCACTCCAGGAGCAGGTCCAGAAGCTACACCTACTCTTCCAG GAGCTACAGTAGAAGTAGAAGCAGGAGTAGATACAGCAGAGCACACTCTCGTTCTCGAAGTAGCACCTACCGAAGTTCCCGTAG CCTTTCAGACAGTAGAAGTCATTCTAGAAGTCGCCACAGAGGTCACCACAGATCAAG GTCTAACTCATACGATAGTTATTCTAGCCGCAGCCGCAGTCGTAGCAGAAGAGGGCATCGAAGAAGTGAGAGCTCTGACCGCAGGTCCAG GTCATATCGCTCTTACAGTCGCAGTTCCTCCAGGAGGCGAAGTCGTAGCCGAAGCAGTCGATACAGTTGA
- the nktr gene encoding NK-tumor recognition protein isoform X2, giving the protein MLFLTKFISFYLPPICPCWMTWTRLPDNRTTKTAPHLDGVHVVFGLVISGFEVIKNIEGLKTDSASRPYADVRVIDCGQLITKSANDVLQGKRRKAFHSEDDSQSSSESSSQYSFSDGESDKNYSSRKRKSNSKSKHSKRKRRETKKDRETVKTAGHESHAEGEMAEEDDGEAEQNVKREKLVVRPEEIPPVPENRFLLRRDMPTQEEIVKTAVQDTVVAPNDTKPTVTKSGRKIKGRGTMRYHTPPRSKSRSESDGERGSSETPPHWKEEMQRTKAYQPPSVERWSKGERWDDRSDTPRSRSRSEERSLSEASVYSSHHRSKKEKKKTKRKKKTKKRKHSKKHKKNKTKEASQSEEEMSGSSGKRSKHSSRAERRHSRSRSHSFSRSSSHHSHRSYRSGSERRRYLSSSSRDSRSYSRSRSRSYSRSRSRSDKRVRSSMRSSHSRSGRSVTHSRSLSRSQSRYRTRSRTRSNSRYSSETPPRSRKRNELRSPRKSKPTEGCISKLDKPVPKSVQGEESKAQSAASSESVSVLPLSDSPPPSRWKPGQKPWKPSYVRIQEIKVKSAPASNALISPSSNVPQEAMSSLKPDMAASQRNPSSSDNNVPDRLLQSSLSRSSSPTQSRSSSKSQSQYGSRSSSCSGSESYNSYKGRTTEKKRKHRRSHRNSQKRDKHADHGSGHKDSSPSSEDISDNPYSAFHGHNDSLVQRNTLKGTNPNQRKVPLMDNNNASGWESEGENSSKTNTALEHNQLPISDEGLTEMKKRQILSRCWESESDSEMPDKKVVSDAKHVSEKEEGEASSESEYEYPLWTCNKSNQGAEMSNELKGNEELSADTKTSKHKNKKAKRKHKHKRRNSSKSGSHRSKVKKSKKHQKPKETFHWQPPLEFGDEGEEDDSVTQAKQFHIANPDAVNDGAKRRIKAGKIKHQVSENKDEDQGNIESSQDMFSVESSKGIDENGKVTESQKSKLNSNTERNPDQSHLEIHTNLSDTNLASNKPRDPNKVDVCPPQAIPEAKQPGAKAIGFSPLKSIKNNGSALVPTQIERGNSVTIGSVLPQGSQPEESVPGDTSLSAVENKWKPLTGMTVGQTITTKPLVKKINKMQDQLEGKAQGLKIEIKSKSRVRPGSLFDEVRKTARLNQRPRNQDSSSEEDSIPATGERAGSHSQNKSRSVSSHRSHRRSRSHSYSHSRSRSRSYTYSSRSYSRSRSRSRYSRAHSRSRSSTYRSSRSLSDSRSHSRSRHRGHHRSRSNSYDSYSSRSRSRSRRGHRRSESSDRRSRSYRSYSRSSSRRRSRSRSSRYS; this is encoded by the exons TGACGTCAGAGTGATTGACTGCGGACAGCTGATTACAAAGTCTGCTAACGATG TTCTTCAAGGCAAAAGGAGGAAAGCATTCCATTCTGAGGATGACTCTCAGAGTTCTTCTGAGTCTTCATCTCAGTATTCCTTCTCTGATGGAGAGTCTGACAAAAATTATTCATCTCGAAAGAGGAAAAGCAACTCGAAGAGTAAGCACTCAAAGAGAAAAAGAAGAGAGACAAAGAAGGACAGAGAGACAGTTAAAACAGCAGGACATGAAAG TCATGCTGAGGGAGAGATGGCAGAGGAAGATGATGGTGAGGCTGAGCAGAATGTGAAAAGGGAGAAGCTTGTGGTTCGACCAGAAGAGATCCCACCTGTGCCAGAGAACCGCTTCCTGCTCCGCAGAGACATGCCTACCCAGGAGGAGATAGTAAAAAC GGCCGTGCAAGACACAGTTGTGGCACCAAATGACACAAAACCAACTGTCACAAAATCTGGACGCAAGATCAAAGGCCGTGGTACTATG AGGTACCATACACCCCCCCGGTCAAAGTCCCGATCGGAGTCAGATGGGGAACGGGGGAGCAGTGAGACTCCTCCACACTGGAAAGAGGAAATGCAGAGGACTAAGGCTTACCAGCCCCCCAGTGTGGAGAGATGGAGTAAAGGAGAAAG ATGGGATGACAGAAGTGACACCCCAAGGTCTAGGTCAAGATCAGAAGAACGTTCCTTAAGTGAGGCTTCTGTATATTCCAGCCACCATcgatctaaaaaagaaaaaaagaaaaccaaacgcAAGAAGAAAACTAAGAAACGAAAGCACTCAAAGAAACATAAAAAGAACAAGACCAAGGAGGCCTCCCAGTCTGAGGAAGAGATGTCTGGGTCCTCAGGCAAGAGGTCGAAACACTCAAGCCGTGCAGAGAGGAGACATTCTCGATCACGCTCTCATTCTTTCTCTCGCTCATCGTCGCACCACTCCCACAGATCGTATAGATCAGGATCAGAAAGGAGACGTTACTTATCAAGCTCTTCTAGAGATTCACGATCTTATTCGAGGTCCAGGAGCAGATCTTATTCCAGAAGTCGTTCAAGGTCTGATAAGCGGGTTCGATCATCCATGAGGTCAAGTCATAGTCGATCAGGACGGTCTGTTACACATTCTAGGTCACTGTCTCGTTCTCAATCGAGATACAGGACAAGGTCAAGAACCAGATCAAACTCTAGGTATAGTTCAGAAACCCCACCACGTTCCAGGAAAAGAAATGAGTTGAGATCCCCTCGAAAGTCAAAGCCTACAGAGGGCTGTATTTCCAAATTGGACAAGCCTGTTCCTAAATCAGTTCAAGGTGAAGAATCTAAAGCCCAATCAGCAGCGTCTTCAGAGAGTGTCTCTGTGTTGCCTTTGAGTGATAGTCCACCTCCTTCTCGATGGAAACCAGGCCAAAAACCCTGGAAACCTTCTTATGTCCGCATTCAAGAAATCAAAGTAAAATCAGCCCCAGCTTCAAATGCACTAATCAGCCCATCATCAAATGTACCTCAGGAGGCAATGTCCTCTCTAAAGCCAGACATGGCTGCTAGTCAAAGGAACCCCAGCAGCAGTGACAATAATGTTCCTGATAGGCTTCTGCAAAGCAGTTTGTCCAGGAGCAGTTCACCCACTCAATCACGAAGTAGCAGCAAATCACAGAGTCAGTACGGCAGCAGATCTTCCTCTTGCAGTGGGTCAGAGTCATATAATTCATACAAAGGAAGAAccactgaaaaaaagagaaaacatcgTAGATCTCACAGAAATAGCCAAAAGAGGGACAAGCATGCAGATCATGGTAGTGGCCATAAAGATTCATCTCCCTCCTCAGAGGACATATCAGACAATCCATACAGTGCTTTCCACGGACACAATGATTCCTTGGTACAGAGAAACACACTGAAAGGCACAAATCCCAATCAAAGGAAAGTACCATTAATGGACAACAATAATGCATCTGGATGGGAAAGTGAAGGAGAGAACTCAAGTAAGACTAATACTGCTCTGGAACACAACCAACTCCCTATTAGTGATGAGGGACTTACTGAAATGAAAAAGAGACAGATTTTGTCTCGTTGCTGGGAGTCTGAGAGTGACTCTGAAATGCCAGACAAAAAAGTAGTAAGTGATGCCAAACATGTGTCTGAAAAAGAGGAGGGAGAGGCTAGTTCAGAATCAGAGTATGAATATCCTTTATGGACCTGTAACAAGTCAAACCAAGGAGCAGaaatgtctaatgaattaaaaggTAATGAGGAGCTGTCTGCAGACACAAAGACTTCAAAGCACAAGAATAAGAAAGCCAAGCGGAAGCACAAGCACAAGAGGAGGAACTCTTCCAAGTCAGGATCTCACAGATCCAAGGTCAAGAAATCCAAGAAGCACCAGAAGCCGAAAGAGACATTTCACTGGCAGCCTCCACTGGAGTTTGGTGATGAAGGTGAGGAGGATGATTCAGTCACTCAAGCAAAACAATTTCACATAGCAAATCCTGATGCAGTCAATGATGGAGCAAAAAGGCGTATAAAAGCTGGAAAGATCAAGCACCAAGTCTCAGAAAATAAGGATGAGGATCAAGGGAATATCGAATCATCACAAGATATGTTTTCAGTAGAGTCTTCTAAAGGTATTGATGAGAATGGGAAGGTGACTGAAAGCcagaaatcaaagctaaataGCAATACTGAAAGAAATCCAGATCAAAGCCATCTAGAGATCCATACCAATCTTTCAGACACTAACTTGGCAAGTAACAAACCAAGAGACCCAAATAAAGTTGATGTATGTCCTCCACAGGCCATCCCAGAAGCTAAGCAACCAGGTGCCAAAGCGATTGGATTTTCCCctctaaaaagtattaaaaataatgGTAGTGCACTTGTTCCAACTCAAATAGAAAGAGGAAACTCTGTGACTATTGGATCTGTTTTACCTCAAGGCAGTCAGCCAGAGGAATCTGTACCTGGTGACACTTCTCTCTCAGCAGTTGAAAATAAATGGAAACCTTTGACAGGCATGACTGTTGGGCAGACCATTACTACAAAACCTCtggttaagaaaataaataaaatgcaagatCAACTAGAGGGAAAGGCCCAGGGTCTCAAGATTGAGATCAAGAGCAAGAGTAGAGTCCGTCCAGGATCCTTGTTTGACGAGGTTCGAAAGACAGCTCGTTTAAATCAGAGACCCAGAAATCAAGACAGTTCAAGTGAAGAAGACTCTATTCCAGCAACAGGAGAAAGGGCTGGATCCCACTCTCAAAATAAGTCAAGGTCTGTGTCCAGTCATAGGTCCCACCGCAGAAGTAGGTCTCATTCATATAGCCACTCCAGGAGCAGGTCCAGAAGCTACACCTACTCTTCCAG GAGCTACAGTAGAAGTAGAAGCAGGAGTAGATACAGCAGAGCACACTCTCGTTCTCGAAGTAGCACCTACCGAAGTTCCCGTAG CCTTTCAGACAGTAGAAGTCATTCTAGAAGTCGCCACAGAGGTCACCACAGATCAAG GTCTAACTCATACGATAGTTATTCTAGCCGCAGCCGCAGTCGTAGCAGAAGAGGGCATCGAAGAAGTGAGAGCTCTGACCGCAGGTCCAG GTCATATCGCTCTTACAGTCGCAGTTCCTCCAGGAGGCGAAGTCGTAGCCGAAGCAGTCGATACAGTTGA